In the genome of Crassostrea angulata isolate pt1a10 chromosome 6, ASM2561291v2, whole genome shotgun sequence, the window TATTGTATGACGAAATCCGAATTCCTAAATCAAAGGAAATGCGAAACCAATTAAGTTTAGAATTTCTGTTTACCAACAAAGGATGTACTCATTATCATTCTAAGGATTTTATTAACCATAGTAGAAATATTACCATCTATTGAGGGATATGCGATGATCAACATCAATAAGCTAGAATCTTGTAATTAATGTTTTTCCGTTTACCTTGTCCATCCTGGAAACGGAAGACGTACTTCCTGGCACAAGTTGTCAATATGACGTCTCCTGGAGTCCCAGTAGCCATGAAGATCATGTCGGTAAAACTAGGAAACACGGATAGGAAGAATATCAAAGAGCAAACTCCCAATGTTAAATTCTTGTGGAAAAATACATCTTAAACATGCTACAAGTATGTTTTGTGTGTGACACTGAACTGCTAATGGCCGCGCAATTGGACAACGCATGTACCAAATAAATGTCAATTACCATGCTCCACATATAAGAAACGGTGGCGCTTTACTTTTGATTAGATGAGGATGCCATGTCTATGCTTACCCTTTGGATGACTTGATTGCCTTTGTCGTTATCCAGTACACAGTTTCCATACCCATATACAATCAAACTTCCACCCGGTTTCAGGATCCTGCAAATATGTTTCCCCAAGAATTTGGTTTAAATGTGCTGATCTTAAAATTTGTAAGTACGTACGTCTAACATTTAATCATGTAACGgataatttttattgattcttttggttaaattgttttaaacttcaAGTTTATGCAACAAGAAAATCTTTTGATATACCCTTTGAattcactttttattttaaaagtacataaatACCAAGCTTTAATCTGATTGCTTGCTAtgcaaagttttcattttattgtcgTTGCATTTGAAATTTAGAATTGTATAACAATGAACGTAATGAGGAGACAAACAAACACTACATTTGACACAGCAGTACCTTTCTACCTCTTTGTAGAAAGGTTCCTGATCAATCCAGTGAATGGCTTGTGCAACTGTCACCAGATCTGTGCTAGCGTCATGCATGAACGCCAGTCGCTCCGCTTCACTGACCTCGAACGACAGGTTAGTCTGCGCATGCGCTTCCCGAGCCATTTTAATCTGAGTTTCACTGACGTCAACTCCGATGACGTGGCGGAAGTGTTCACAGAGTGGGCGGGTGCTCAGTCCAGTTCCACATCCAACGTCCACCGCGGAGTCAAGACTTCCGGTTCCCGTCTTACAGAAGTCTGCGATGAATTGGTACAGACTTGAGGGATATGCTGGTCTATGCTTTTGGTAAAGACGAGAATGCTCCGAACCGACAAACAGCTCCATCTCCCGCGACAATGTGGTGACACACGGGGGTACTGTTTGTTTGAGGATTGAGGTAATACGGTTAACTCTCGCCATCCATGACTGCATTGATATCACAATACCTGCTTAAGAATAACAAACATGGAAATCATTACTGTAGTCAGCAAGGATACAGTAATTCTTTTGTTAGATGATAGTTTCATGGCTGTAGCAATGTGCacatattgttttgaaaaaaatatcttttcataatattcatatttatattctgttcatatagcccgcatgaatcatcaaagaaagcattttcttTTCACAAACTAATGAATTTATTGTAAAGAGTAATAAAAGCTATTGTAAAGAGTAAGTAAATGCAACTAAACTGTctcaagttattgcttccattactttttgatgatttttaatataaatacacatactcgtgaaaaaaattcagttgaaatcgataaaagggaatgtgtccaagatatcttcattgaacaattatcactTTTctctcataaaagttcacaggaacaaaaacaaatttcttacggagatttataatgggaaatgtttacatcttttccccattcggaagtactcaggatacctcgcgcaatttttcaacgctACCATCCAGgtttattaatggctgatgcaatgcaaaatccccgtagattttctattttgggatgtgtatttaaagttgaagcggtagagggagcgtttcaaaacagatattctggacatttttcatattagtggatgaacgtagttttagcacaaaggtatttatgatttatcgaaatatcaagcaaaaagtggtggaagcaaaaactcgggacagggTTATAATGTACATCAATACGTTAAATAAAAGATATTACCAATACCTCTTATTTAAAACTTTGTGtctgatattatcatgattatatcgtGCAGTCCATTATAGTTTTCTTcggttgctgaaggtttcgaccgATCATTAAAATGGTTATATAGAATTTCAGTCATTTTCTATTGAGTAGGAATCACAGATACTTGGCGATGTACAATATCGTccgaaaaaattcggatggacgacctcaACCTCGGTCGTCCATcggaattttttcagaccgggagttACAGACCTACAGCTaccctattattattaatatgcAGAAAGATTTATACCTGTACAGCTATATCTTATACCAGTCCTGGAAAAAATTTAAAGCGGACCGTCTCTACCGTACCCTGTGTGCTACtcttactacatgtagtataccGTGCATACTCCGATAGCGAGTCAATGTACCTGTGTCTTCGATCAATGAGAGGATAAGTTAGTCGACCTTTGCTTTCTCGATCTCGAACACATTGTTTACATTCGATTCATAACTGGATGTAGTAGCAGTACAATAAAAGTCAAATGGATGAAGGTCTGTTCCGAAAAATTATAGAAACCCAACCCATGTCTGTCTAATTCAGAGCCATATACAAACCGGGAGATGGGCGAATAAGACGGCGTAAACTTGTGCCCTTTGGTTCAACAAAAAATACcgtttcaattaatttttgtcCTTTATCTTTGTTAATGATTAAAATGcttttgcaaaagcacaattccagtcattttaaaaagagatgACTAACGTTGTAGTCAGAGTATGAAGCAGAGACTCATAAGAACCAAATAAGATTGTGTATTTTTCTcatgataagaaaaatatacCCCTCTCCGTAAATTAAGATATTAAATAGGGGTATATATTTCGGTCATTTAGAAAATAAAGTCAGGTGCCGTTTATTAGAAGAGATTTATACCAGTCTAAATCATTATATTATACTAGATGATAACCCGCGCGAGCAAATGTGAACAAATGTATGACATAATGGAATAATGGGTGCGTTCAGAGTATTTCCAGTGGTACCAATACCTGTTTGCCAATGGTAACAATTGGTGCAATTGGATCCATATGTACTCTGAACGAGTTTTGGCGTACAAATAGTGAGAAATGTACCAATGTTAACAATGGTACCTTTGGTGTACCATTGTTAGCACTGGCTGATTATTTAGCGGAAAATGTCAAACAAAGATGCAATATTTTTGCCTCGTTGATCATTTTGCACCAAAAGGATACATtcagaaatataattttgtacagtaaagtattttttcttacatttttttctccTGCAAGACGtgtgtagatttttaaaaaacatggcTAGAGTAAGTCATTATAATATGAGATTACTGTACTATCATATACACCCGATGATTTTTATACCGTTTGTCCAGGGACACATTTGAAAGTAAATTCTATGGTTAATGCCAACAACAATCTAAAGGGCCCTACCcctaatgttgaaaaaaaacctgttgGTGTTTTGTATAAACTCTGTTTGAGAGCTTTCGATGTATATGGCTGATCGGTTTTAGAACATCTATAAAAGAAAGTTTTTTGTAGAGTATATTCTCTTCCTTGAAAAATATTGAGGCCGAGTAGATAGCATACATCATAGGCAAAAAATTGGAgaaaactttcaatttcaaaatgttgcTTTAGATGACATTCATATTCCAACCAATGTCCCCATTCACCTGCAACTTGCCTACATATACGGAAAGAAATTCTATTCAGTTGTACTGTGGCATGTTACAATGCTTATAAGGAATTGTTCAGCTACAACAAGATTTAAGGTGAAAAAGCCGTGAAATTAATCTGTTGCCTTAAATGCTTACACAATATTCGCCatatttgtgacgtcataaaaaaaaagttaccatCGCTAACAGAGCTCTAGATCGTCTACAGAAATGTCTACCTATGGTAAATTTTATCGGCAAACATTGGTACCATTGGCATACTAATGGTAAAATTTTTAACAGTGGTAACTTTTGTCTGCCAACGGCAGTACTCTGAACGCACCCAATGttgaatcatatttttttccgtATATATTGTGTCCGCATTTTttcttcatgcgcggatctagaatgGGGTTAAGGGATCCGCCCCCTCcctgtaaaattcaaatttctataaataccattataaaaacaaaaaaatatatacctcgaccccccaccccccccccccacaaactGAAATAATCGTCGGACCAATACTACCCCCACCCCCGGGAAAAttttcgaagaagggagggcatattgctttgctgctgtctgtcggcctgtcggtcggtccaccaacattttttcgttcattttcttcgcaggtTTAAGGCTCTTGAACGTTCATTGTagaaaattccagttatttgcagtttcagctcatttcttcgcagaggatgaacatattgaaatgaaatttggtatacagatttattatGATGATATCTAGGTCaggtttgatattgggtacgatcgagccattttcgacagagttatggcccttggacatagaaaaattccagtaatttgcagtttccgctcattttcttcgcagaggatgaacatattgaaatgaaattttgtatacaggtttatcataatattatCTAGGTCAAGGTTGATaatgggtacgatcgagcaattttcgacagggttatggctcttggacgtagaagaattccagttatttgcagtttccactcattttcttcacagagggtgcacatattgaaatgatatTTAGTATAGCCTACAGGTTTACCTGAATAATACCGAGGTCAATTGTATTTTGGgcatgatagagcaattttcgatAGCGTAATGCCCCTTGGACTTGGCGTAGAagaattccaaatatttgcaatttacgttcattttctttgtggaggtttccaagggaggggggcataaatgtttcacaaacatcttttgttttaaaatattctttaaaattgaaataaaaaacaaacaaaaagtttAGCTAGATATTTAGAGAAAGGgatgaaaaatttaaactgaattgaatgatatatatatatatatatatatatatatatatatatatatatatatatatatatatatatatatatatatatatatatatgaacatgtCCTTAATTctctttgttgtttgttttttaaaaccagTGAGTTGGTATTGtctaaattttgttctttaggtCAAATTTCACTAATATTTTTATCCATGTCCCAAATGTGAAATTCAGATAATAGACcgtttcgaaaaaaaaaattgggaagggtacaaccccccccccccccccattgaaCTTCCCCGTTTGATAACACATTTAATGTATAATTAAAGTTCACTACCAATCAGTCGTGGTATTGTATGcaactaaaaaacaaaaagctaatgtatgcatatttatttgcgttttttaaaaccaaagttgtcattttcaaagtatCTCGCTCTACACTTTCCGCCGTAGTGTAAATTAGTCATACCGCGTACCTAGGCAAATCGCATCAAATGtttgcatttcatttattaacTATTTTGTATTAACCAAAAATATCCCATttaaaacccctgtcacacaGCTGCGTTCTCgcggcgatcccgctgcgtccttaaaaattgtaaaacgccaaggtaaacgcaggagagtctcctacagcgccgtaacaacgcaacggcatcttcgtccgtcgcggtgggatcgccGTGAGCATTTAAGAAtgccatgcgacggcgcgcactttaaacatgcacaaagtacgcgccgtggctcggCGTTCTAAaaaacacgccgtagaagcgtagtgaggtcgccgtgaaagcgccgtaagatctccaacaattgtataaattaaaactaacctaccaagaagtaaagaacgtcttgtgagcgcagtcagcgcgcagagcacgccgtggacgcgcggtaaaaactcctagcacgtcatgagcgctcggcagagactcagcgagagcgcagttaatcgccgtgggagctccgtaagaactcgccgtcaggacgccgtgacatctccacttgtaaaattttcaaataaaactgtatattttttctgaattttccttgcgatcctacggcgattccataaattttacaacgcggtgaacacgccgtggggacgcagcttggtgtgacagggccttaagGTATGAATATCTACCCGCGATGTATGATGAACCCGTCCTACAGTTTTCGCCAAGACGTTTATTAGTCAAACAGCGTTTTTGGTTACcctgttctggaaagttctattcTATTCTTTCGCTAGAGGTCGCGCTTCGCTAGCTTCTATCTATCAAACTCAAGAGACGAATTgccttatttcatttattcaacatttgtcaaatcttaacttctatgtGTAATCCAGGTAAGTTCCTAATAAATGTAGTTACTatttacgtaatcattcaatattatttcattgcaagcatatattttgatgcaaacgaTCCCTgtcttggatccgccaaagcgtgtccaccacccttctctcatttttgctattttgggcttgtttatcgaaaatgaaagtaggtttttgattaatttcacaataataacgTATcggttaaaattcaattataccttacggacatcatcacccacgtgttgaaataccaaaggtgtaagcaacTACTCTAgtgcaggcattttgtagtttatttgcaaaatgccttaatttataagtatagatgtATTTAACCTTGTTTATTGCTTTAGCGCTCTTGATCGAGCGTcagcaactacgttagtctgTTTCTGGTAAACGCATGCTCGACTTCACGGTCGAGCATTCTGGGAAAATTTTAGATAGACTGTGgcaatctctcaccagagggcgtATTACGCTGCGCTACAACACATAAGTGGAGCGAAGCAGGAACGATAACTCCGCGTAGAGATTGAGACTGTGgcagtaaataaaattataaatactgcctgtttgggagggtaacacccccgagaaaaccattgtcaaccgacgcgaagcagaggttgacaatggATTACAAGGCGTTTTATTATCAACGCAAGATTGGTGGAAGTTTACTTGCTTCGGACACgaagaactatatatatatatacaccaatTTCTTAACAAGTTTAATGATTTTAACTTAGATCCGCTGAGAACAGTGAAAATTCATATCATTTAAAGTAGAAAATCTTGGATATGGGATAACCCTTATCTATTCTTGTTTATATAACAAGAAAACCACCTTCTTATCATAGTCTAACGTTTCTCACACTGATCGTTAACCGCCCGCCATGTTGATTGTACTGTGTCTTTGTCTTATATTCTCTGTGTATTCAAGTATGTGACTCCTGGAATATTTATATCACTAGATAATAATAGATTCATTTAAAACGTTCTTTGTCAAATTCTGTATTGTTTTTTCACTTCGGTTGATCGTAGATGCGGAGAGACCAACCTCGTGCAGGAATGGGTGGATCCACGGGGGCGACTCCTGTTACCTGATAAGATCTATGACACAGGACTGGGCAGGCGCCAAAGTAACTAAAGGGGATccaatttatctttttaaaaaaatacatatgtaaacTGGTATATTTAGTACATAGAGCGCAGAAGGCAAAATGTGTATATGTAATCCGTTTCATATACTGTCAATTTGaacaatattaaatttcattaccATACGAAGTTATGAGATTGTTTATTTAACCACTAAACTATaacactatatacatgtatatataatacagCCAAGACGTGTCTAACCTTATAGAATATCTCTCAAATAGCGAGGAGGGGATAAATGCATGGGtataattgttaatttttggTAAAGGTACTATGGTAATTTCGTTCATAAAGCATTGTACGTTTTGTCTAACCTCATTTTCAGATGATCTCAGGTACCAAGCATCGTGGAAATTGCGCCATTCAGTAATTTTCATTTCAGGTGGTTTGTGATTTCTTGGGCGCAAAGCTTTTGGCGATTGAAACTTCAACAgaaaatgaattcattaaaaacgAACTTTCAACTCTTGGCGTCAACCGTAAGTTTGATCATTAGCCTATGTAGGAACTTTATACATTCAAGATCTGATCGCCAGTGTCTCCGATGATGTGATTCTGACCTCGTCTCTCTAAAAATGAATTGGTTTTCATGTCGTGAGTTTTGACAAACCAGAAttagaatatatattttgtaaaaaaaatttcatgttatagagagaaaaaataaactgtgGTAGAAAAAGTTGCCTACTAGAAAGTACAAAAACTTACCGCGTGCTGCCCAAATGGGAGAGAAAAAAATGCTGGTTCAATGTCTTCCGGTTTTTTTTCCAGATTCCGGATCTGACAAAGACTTGCACTTGAAATACTGGACATCAGGGACAGACTTCCAGACCCCCGGGACGTGGCTCTGGGGTAAGGACGGTACCCTGGGGTTCAGTAACTGGGCCGGGGGACAACCCGTGACACATCACTGCCTGGCCATCGACCCCCTGAATCAGAATTTTTGGGTAGCAGACGACTGTGAGAAAAGCGCCAAATTCATCTGCGAAATCCAGTGAGTAGAAAGAGGAAATAGTTGGTTGTTATAGATCTGTggataaatgaaaatttcaataataCTGAATTGCATGAAGGATGATTAAGAATTATTTAATCATGAGATGTAATCCAATGAATAGATTTACCAGAAGAAAAACGCATTGCAATGCAATAGAATTTGgttgtatttaatttttcaatttttgtttatcttgtAGCCTAGCCTCTTTCCAAGAATCGACGTTTGGatgaaaacttttaaatatttacggatgtatttttgtgacgaAAAAGTAAATTCTATTTCTCATGTGGATGAAACCAACATTCTTTACTAGAAAATGCATTAGGGTAGGGTTCGTACGTCAAAACATACTTGATAGAAATTTCATAGTTCCGTTTAATCGGAGGACTGAATAAGTGAGTGTAATGGTAGTTCTCTTGTTggatttttcattatcattgtattcaaattcaaaattttaaattcaattcaataaGAAACCATCATTCACTTATCCACGTGTggtagctttttttttttttttttttttttttttttttgtaaaatgtaatttagTCAGATAATGCtttcaatcgcaacttctctgGTCTTTCCAAAAAGCGGAAAAAAAATTCGAACGAGAATTTCGAATGAAATTGTGTGTGCAGACAATGCAACACCTTTTAGAAAAAGGTAAGGGTGCGGAGACTGATCTATGTAGAGAATCCAAAACAAAGACACCTGAATTATGGATGCTACTACaccttttttctgatttttttttttgattggaGAATTTCTTAGAAATGTGTTTCATGTCTATTACATACTTATTTTGATTGGTTTAACCATTAGTTTAACACTTTGGTCACGTTTTCGAGATTTGCCTTCTATATCTGCGGTTAAAATagaattcaaacattttctctgccccccccccccccccaaaaaaaaaatcagaaaaaggaAGGCGTTGTTGTAAATACTTCAGGTTTATGTGACCAGAAACACTTTGCTAGGAAGGTTATGGATTACTTCTACACTACTTGTCCTGTTAGATCGGCATTTGGTTTCTTCTGtgtatcaaagtactgaaagtactgaaagccaGACCTTTAATTTATTGTTGGCAAACAAGTtacaaaatttcaattatattaatttagtagtgattgatattttaacagagaaaatatctatatttaacAGCAGTTATATTACCAAAACATTCATTACGTAAATATGAACATCTGAACACTTTATGATATTTCAACTggataatattaattttttttttaaccgaacattttgtacatgtattttatacttCATATACGCTGTATATATTTCTCCAAGTTACCGAGTTTTATCCAATTTTCTTTCGAAAAACcggcttaaaaattaaaacgctACAGGCTTTTCCATAATGGTGCATGTGTGGATCTGAGAGGTTGATTTTACATGATTTTGACCTAAATCATTTAACCAtaatcaattaatatttttagctGAACACATCGAATGAAGATGTAAAATTTTATAGTGCACAGTTTTCAATATATGTCAACATCACAACTTGAATTTTCCACCTCTTTACATGTGTCAATTTATTATTAAACTATGAGAGAAGTGACATAAGAATCCCCTTCTTTTAAACAGCAATAACGGAGTATTTCAaaccacaggggccaagcccgttttaacgttaatttcaatgtaaccataaataaagaaaggggtcgaactctgacccagataaaaaactaccagctcgcttcaaaagcctagtaaatcaattattttttataacacttgcaatatgcgtgtatttttcagaaaaataatgtctaagatacactcatgccgaatttcaagttgatgggtcttaaaatagcgaagatatacgtcattattctctcgaattcgccagtttatttttactaggacatttaccggtccagggctcacgatggcattttgcctctgacaacagcagtattgcaacaagtcgagaaacattcgcactaatcttttaaaatctcacatcaaatgcacgctacttacatccttaaattccgataaaattccgtaaatactctccaaactgaacttttattctgcagccacatcaacttctgaccagaccggccattgtgatagaaaatgttaaactcaatttcattggttaatattcctgatggtccaatcagaatcagtatttctcgaagacgtcaaaatggctggccctgtcagaagtcaatgtggctgcagaataaaagttcagtttggagagtatttacggaattttatcggaatttaaggatgtaagtagcgtgcatttgatgtgagattttaaaagattagtgcgaatgtttctcgacttgttgcaatactgctgttgtcagaggcaaaatgccatcgtgagccctggaccggtaaatgtcctagtaaaaataaactggcgaattcgagagaataatgacgtatatcttcgctattttaagacccatcaacttgaaattcggcatgagtgtatcttagacattatttttatgaaaaatacacgcatattgcaagtgttgtaaaaaataattgatttattaggcttttgaagcgagctggtagttttttatctgggtcagagttcgacccctttctttatttatggttacattgaaattaatgtaaaaatgggcttggcccctgtgttTCAAACATAGTAAAGTAATTCACATAGTAAAAGTCACCGTGAATATGACTCGGACCCCCTTACCCCACAAAATTGTCCCTCGGAATCCAGTTTTTGGTATCTTGGAAAACTAACTTTCTTATATAATCCGCTCGGCAAGATTGAACGTCTTgtgttatttattatttaaatgtatatctcCCTCCCGAGGGCTCTTGATTCGTAAATTTATAAAGAAACATGTATACTGTATTCTTGTGTGCAAATCAGATcacataaaatgatacaaaatgGCATGCTTTGAAAAACTTCACACGACTCTATATCTCACATCTGATACatccctgcgaatgttattgtcattcaaattttggacCACGTGTTTTATTTGACCTTTTCACTTTTGCAGTAAAAAtagtgcctcgtgtttatagtatatttcatagaatcaaggtacttgtagtcaaaaataaaatctagatgtttattgatttaaaactttatcttcattaattggtgggtaaaatgtgttctagaaatgtgacaatacaaaaaaatagggtttttttctgcagttgcaacaattaacatgcttagtagagatCCCCCTTAGCGTTGATTTTCGATCCGCCCCTGActtagtaatagcatcaatagtgataACAGACTATATTATGTTATGCGGACTGTTctttgaaaatggctcgatatactaagtttttatgcaaaacagacacccattattttttttaaaacatggtattgcacacaacaagcatcaaacatggctatggtttttattaagcaaccgaatgtttataaatattttcaactactccacacgtggttgaacacgaacgacaactttgttctgaatatcatcgtttaattcaaataacCGATAGATGGTGGAATAAAACATTaatcttaaaagattttcatgttttaacataaatcaaagtaggatatgatttgaaaaacgaccagtacttacgtattttgagaatctTATCCGAACACATATACTTCCGAAATTTCACAGAAGCTGAACGAGTCTCAttaactttcattcgagcacctctggatttattacttacttagcaacgataaataAACATCCCGAACACATTTGCAGCGGTGTGATAGGAGTCGCAAAAGCATGTACCATCAACATCACAAGCGCAATGCTacaacatatatttatatggtATTTCATCCCAAGATTGCTGAAAGAGTTCTTGAACATTAGGACACTCCCATATTCCATGAAAAATTGCCTCATCATGTTGTTTACAAAAGTTACATAACCTACTACATTCCTTTCctattttaaatagatatttatTAGTTGTTAGAATGTGGTGATTAATTCTAAATTGCAGCCATTGTAATTTGGTACTTTAAGTGATGACAAAAGGTAACTGGTATATGGTTTTCCACTGTCAATCTgacaacataaaaaataatccccattttgatttattgaaagATGTAACATTTTTCATGTTTAGAATATTATACATGATCTTAGATCCTTTTCGAGGTgagcaaaataatttaatgtggAAAGGTATAAAAGGCATTGGGTTATTATCTTCTTTTGATATTCCATGATAATGTAAACTAGTTAAAATAGATTTCTGTAAACCAAGAAATGTAAGGAAGTTTGACTTGACATCAAACTTACTTTGAAGGTCTTGTAAACTTAAAAAGGACCCATTTTCATCCAGCAAATCATTGATGTAAACAATATTCTTATTAAACCaatcaataaagaaaattgattttcccCCCATTGTAATGTTCTTATTGTACCATATGGGTTGTGTAATAAATTCTTGCCATGTAAGTAATTTCATTCtatcttgtatatttttaaaagcaataaatgtATCCTTCCAAAAGGAGTTTCTAACTGAATTAGTTAATATACAGGATATGAAGTCTTCAGTACTATGTCcgtattaattgatttatttaataatatattccaTTTTGAATTATAGACTTTGgatgtaattatttatttcaatcattttgagaCCACCATTTGAATATTCTtgtgtaatttgttttctttttattttgtccACCTTAGATTTCCaaagaaaatttaacaattatatttcatttaagtctttaataaatttacttgATGGTGTTGGAagtgaaataaacaaatgattCATTTGTGATATGATAAGAGATTTGATCAAAGTAATCCTACCAATAGGAGTTGTATGTCTTTTGTTCCACTGattgaaaatttctttaattttcactaactttttatcataattgaGTTTTGGAATATCTGCTAGATCTACGTCAAATTGGATGCCTAGTAATTTAAATTGTGTTgtccaatgaaaattcatttcatg includes:
- the LOC128189641 gene encoding galactose-specific lectin nattectin-like → MLIVLCLCLIFSVYSNAERPTSCRNGWIHGGDSCYLIRSMTQDWAGAKVVCDFLGAKLLAIETSTENEFIKNELSTLGVNHSGSDKDLHLKYWTSGTDFQTPGTWLWGKDGTLGFSNWAGGQPVTHHCLAIDPLNQNFWVADDCEKSAKFICEIHLASFQESTFG
- the LOC128189074 gene encoding putative methyltransferase DDB_G0268948, whose protein sequence is MQSWMARVNRITSILKQTVPPCVTTLSREMELFVGSEHSRLYQKHRPAYPSSLYQFIADFCKTGTGSLDSAVDVGCGTGLSTRPLCEHFRHVIGVDVSETQIKMAREAHAQTNLSFEVSEAERLAFMHDASTDLVTVAQAIHWIDQEPFYKEVERILKPGGSLIVYGYGNCVLDNDKGNQVIQRFYRHDLHGYWDSRRRHIDNLCQEVRLPFPGWTRNSDFVIQYRWTAAEVVGYLSTWSAWQSYLKQNPESHLLRDIEEHLRDIYLEQGVTITWPVFLLLGRKAPTS